One window from the genome of Streptomyces cadmiisoli encodes:
- the cobN gene encoding cobaltochelatase subunit CobN, with translation MSTVLLLSTADTDLLAARASEAAYRIGNPTRVDVRGELPGLLDGTDVAVVRLLGGKRAWEDGLAALKASGIPTVLLGGEAVPDAELMAESSVPAGVVAEALRYLVEGGPANLTELARFLSDTVLLTGEGFVEPQRMPEYGVSGQRPRTEGRPTVGVLFYRAHELSGNTAFVDTLCDAIEAHGANALPVYCGSLRGADAGLYELLGGADALVATVLAAGGTHASQASAGGDEEAWDIGALADLDVPVLQGLCLTSSRAVWEASDAALSPMDAAMQVAIPEFDGRLITVPFSFKEQGPDDVPVYVADPERAGRVAGIAVRHAALKHKANADKRLALVFTAYPTKHSRVGNAVGLDTPASAVRVLDALRDAGYSLTDHPDNGDELIHRLIEAGGHDVEWLTEDQLAAAPARVPLADYRAWFDRLDPALRDAMLTAWGEPPGSLYVDGDDIVLASLRFGNVVVMIQPPRGFGENPIAIYHDPDMPPSHHYVAAYRWLENSFGADAIVHMGKHGTMEWLPGKGLGLSAGCAPDAVLGDLPLVYPFIVNDPGEGTQAKRRGHATVVDHLVPPMARADTYGDLAKLEQLLDEYALVSDLDPAKAPAVRAQIWTLVKAAELHHDLHVDEQPDDTEFDEFVMHIDGYLCEIKDVQIRDGLHILGGGPVGEARVNLVLAVLRASQVWGGRADALPGLRSTLAAHFGLVEKELLAEPGAPVKVPVELTDLVAGPARSAADAIDLLEQLCRRIALGLEERDWAVSESAALVREVLGAELPDAVAVLEFACAEVVPRLARTTDEIGHVLRALDGGYVPAGPSGSPTRGLVNVLPTGRNFYSVDPKAIPSRLSWEVGQSLADSLVARYVQDTGAYPKSVGLTVWGTSAMRTQGDDIAEILALLGCRPVWDDASRRVTGFDVVPLTELGRPRIDVTVRISGFFRDAFPHVVGLLDDAVRAVAELDEPAEQNYVRAHADEDTAAHGDRRRATARIFGSKPGAYGAGLLPLIDARNWRSDADLAEVYAVWGGYAYGRGLDGRAARGDMETAFRRIAVAAKNIDTREHDLVDADDYFQYHGGMVAMVRHLTGDSPEAYVGDSATPDQVRTRTLGEETHRVFRARVVNPRWMAAMRRHGYKGAFEMAATVDYLFGYDATAGVVDDWMYERLSAEYVFAPENRDFMRKSNPWALRGITERLLEAAERGLWAEPDADTLERLRATYLELEGELEGDDK, from the coding sequence ATGAGCACTGTGTTGTTGTTGTCGACCGCGGACACCGATCTGCTGGCGGCCCGAGCCTCCGAGGCCGCGTACCGGATCGGCAACCCGACCCGGGTGGACGTCCGCGGGGAGCTGCCGGGCCTCCTCGACGGCACGGACGTCGCCGTCGTACGGCTGCTCGGCGGCAAGCGCGCCTGGGAGGACGGCCTGGCCGCCCTGAAGGCGTCGGGGATCCCCACCGTGCTGCTGGGCGGCGAGGCGGTGCCCGACGCCGAGCTGATGGCCGAGTCGTCGGTGCCGGCCGGTGTGGTGGCCGAGGCGCTGCGGTATCTCGTCGAGGGCGGTCCGGCCAACCTGACCGAGCTGGCGAGGTTCCTGTCCGACACCGTGCTGCTCACGGGTGAGGGCTTCGTCGAACCGCAGCGGATGCCGGAGTACGGGGTCAGCGGGCAGCGCCCGCGCACCGAGGGCCGGCCGACGGTCGGCGTGCTGTTCTACCGGGCCCACGAGCTGAGCGGCAACACGGCGTTCGTCGACACGCTGTGCGACGCGATCGAGGCCCACGGCGCCAACGCCCTCCCGGTGTACTGCGGTTCGCTGCGCGGCGCGGACGCCGGGCTCTACGAGCTCCTCGGCGGGGCCGACGCCCTGGTCGCCACCGTCCTCGCCGCGGGCGGCACGCACGCCTCGCAGGCGTCGGCGGGCGGCGACGAGGAGGCCTGGGACATCGGGGCGCTGGCCGACCTGGACGTCCCGGTGCTGCAGGGTCTGTGCCTGACCTCCTCGCGCGCGGTGTGGGAGGCGTCGGACGCCGCCCTGTCCCCCATGGACGCGGCGATGCAGGTCGCCATCCCGGAGTTCGACGGCCGTCTGATCACCGTGCCGTTCTCCTTCAAGGAGCAGGGCCCGGACGACGTGCCCGTGTACGTGGCCGACCCCGAGCGGGCCGGGCGCGTCGCCGGTATCGCCGTACGGCACGCGGCGCTCAAGCACAAGGCGAACGCGGACAAGAGGCTGGCGCTGGTCTTCACCGCGTACCCGACGAAGCACTCGCGGGTCGGCAACGCGGTCGGCCTCGACACACCCGCCTCCGCGGTGCGGGTGCTGGACGCGCTCAGGGACGCCGGCTACTCCCTCACCGACCACCCCGACAACGGCGACGAGCTGATCCACCGTCTGATCGAGGCCGGCGGCCACGACGTCGAGTGGCTGACGGAGGACCAGCTGGCCGCCGCGCCCGCGCGCGTGCCGCTGGCCGACTACCGGGCGTGGTTCGACCGGCTCGACCCCGCGCTGCGCGACGCGATGCTCACCGCCTGGGGCGAGCCGCCGGGCTCCCTGTACGTCGACGGGGACGACATCGTGCTCGCCTCGCTGCGGTTCGGGAACGTCGTCGTGATGATCCAGCCGCCGCGCGGCTTCGGCGAGAACCCGATCGCGATCTACCACGACCCGGACATGCCGCCCTCCCACCACTACGTGGCGGCCTACCGCTGGCTGGAGAACTCCTTCGGCGCCGACGCGATCGTGCACATGGGCAAGCACGGCACGATGGAGTGGCTGCCGGGCAAGGGACTCGGGCTGAGCGCGGGCTGCGCGCCCGACGCGGTCCTCGGCGACCTGCCGCTGGTCTACCCGTTCATCGTCAACGACCCCGGCGAGGGCACGCAGGCCAAGCGGCGCGGACACGCCACCGTCGTGGACCACCTGGTGCCGCCGATGGCCCGCGCCGACACCTACGGCGACCTGGCCAAGCTGGAGCAGCTGCTCGACGAGTACGCGCTCGTGTCCGACCTGGACCCGGCCAAGGCGCCCGCGGTCCGCGCGCAGATCTGGACGCTCGTCAAGGCGGCGGAGCTCCACCACGACCTGCACGTCGACGAGCAGCCGGACGACACCGAGTTCGACGAGTTCGTCATGCACATCGACGGCTATCTGTGCGAGATCAAGGATGTGCAGATCCGTGACGGTCTGCACATCCTCGGTGGCGGCCCGGTGGGCGAGGCGCGCGTCAATCTGGTGCTGGCGGTGCTGCGCGCCTCCCAGGTGTGGGGCGGGCGCGCCGACGCGCTGCCGGGACTGCGGTCGACGCTGGCCGCGCACTTCGGTCTGGTGGAGAAGGAGCTGCTGGCCGAGCCGGGCGCGCCGGTCAAGGTGCCGGTGGAGCTGACCGATCTGGTGGCGGGCCCCGCCCGCAGCGCCGCCGACGCGATCGATCTGCTGGAGCAGTTGTGCCGGCGGATCGCGCTGGGCCTGGAGGAGCGCGACTGGGCGGTCTCCGAGAGCGCCGCGCTCGTACGGGAGGTGCTGGGCGCCGAACTCCCCGACGCGGTCGCCGTGCTGGAGTTCGCCTGCGCCGAGGTCGTCCCGCGGCTGGCCCGGACCACGGACGAGATCGGGCACGTCCTGCGGGCGCTGGACGGCGGTTACGTCCCGGCCGGGCCGTCGGGTTCGCCGACGCGCGGCCTGGTGAACGTGCTGCCGACCGGCCGCAACTTCTACTCCGTCGACCCCAAGGCGATCCCGTCCCGGCTGAGCTGGGAGGTGGGCCAGTCGCTGGCGGACTCCCTCGTGGCCCGCTACGTCCAGGACACCGGCGCGTACCCGAAGTCCGTGGGCCTGACGGTGTGGGGCACCTCCGCCATGCGCACCCAGGGCGACGACATCGCCGAGATCCTGGCACTGCTGGGCTGCCGCCCGGTCTGGGACGACGCCTCGCGCCGCGTGACCGGCTTCGACGTGGTGCCGCTCACGGAGCTGGGCCGGCCGCGCATCGATGTCACGGTGCGCATCTCCGGCTTCTTCCGGGACGCCTTCCCGCACGTCGTCGGGTTGCTCGACGACGCGGTGCGGGCGGTGGCGGAGCTGGACGAGCCCGCCGAGCAGAACTACGTCCGCGCCCACGCCGACGAGGACACCGCCGCGCACGGCGACCGGCGCCGGGCCACGGCCCGCATCTTCGGCTCCAAGCCGGGCGCGTACGGCGCCGGCCTGCTGCCGCTGATCGACGCCCGCAACTGGCGCTCCGACGCCGACCTGGCCGAGGTGTACGCGGTGTGGGGCGGCTACGCCTACGGCCGGGGGCTGGACGGGCGTGCGGCGCGCGGCGACATGGAGACGGCGTTCCGGCGGATCGCGGTGGCGGCGAAGAACATCGACACGCGCGAGCACGACCTCGTCGACGCCGACGACTACTTCCAGTACCACGGCGGCATGGTGGCCATGGTCCGCCATCTGACGGGCGACAGCCCGGAGGCGTACGTCGGCGACTCCGCCACCCCGGACCAGGTGAGGACCCGCACGCTGGGCGAGGAGACCCACCGCGTCTTCCGGGCCCGCGTGGTCAACCCGCGCTGGATGGCGGCGATGCGCCGGCACGGCTACAAGGGCGCGTTCGAGATGGCCGCGACCGTCGACTACCTCTTCGGCTACGACGCCACGGCCGGGGTCGTGGACGACTGGATGTACGAACGGCTCAGCGCCGAGTACGTCTTCGCGCCGGAGAACCGGGACTTCATGAGGAAGTCCAACCCGTGGGCGCTGCGCGGCATCACCGAGCGGCTGCTGGAGGCCGCCGAGCGCGGGCTGTGGGCCGAGCCGGACGCGGACACGCTGGAACGGCTGCGCGCCACCTACCTGGAGCTCGAAGGCGAACTGGAGGGCGACGACAAGTGA
- a CDS encoding cobyric acid synthase, protein MSGGGLLVAGTTSDAGKSVVTAGICRWLVRRGVKVAPFKAQNMSLNSFVTREGAEIGRAQAMQAQAARVEPSALMNPVLLKPGGERSSQVVLMGRPVGEMSARGYHGGRQQQLLGTVLDCLSELRDTYDAVICEGAGSPAEINLRRTDIVNMGIARNAGLPVLVVGDIDRGGVFASFFGTVALLGPEDQALVAGFLVNKFRGDVSLLEPGLDMLHGLTGRRTYGVLPFRHGLGIDEEDGLRVSLRGTVRESAVAPPAGEDVLRVAVCAVPLMSNFTDVDALAAEPGVVVRFVDRPEELADADLVIVPGTRGTVRALEWLRERGLAEAIARRAAEDRPVLGICGGFQLLGEHIEDDVESRRGHVDGLGLLPVRVRFAREKTLARPVGEALGEPVEGYEIHHGVAEILGGEAFLDGCRVGRTWGTHWHGSLESDGFRRAFLREVAAAAGRRFVPAPDTSFAALREEQLDRLGDLIEQHADTDALWRLIESGAPQGLPFIPPGAPA, encoded by the coding sequence ATGAGTGGTGGGGGTCTGCTGGTCGCCGGCACCACCTCCGACGCCGGCAAGAGCGTCGTCACCGCCGGGATCTGCCGCTGGCTGGTGCGCCGCGGCGTGAAGGTGGCGCCGTTCAAGGCGCAGAACATGTCGCTGAACTCGTTCGTCACCCGTGAGGGCGCCGAGATCGGGCGGGCGCAGGCCATGCAGGCGCAGGCCGCGCGCGTCGAGCCGTCGGCGCTGATGAATCCCGTACTGCTCAAGCCGGGCGGCGAGCGGAGCAGTCAGGTCGTGCTGATGGGCAGGCCGGTCGGTGAGATGAGCGCGCGCGGGTACCACGGGGGCCGGCAGCAGCAGCTGCTGGGAACGGTGCTGGACTGCCTGTCCGAGTTGCGGGACACGTACGACGCGGTGATCTGCGAGGGGGCCGGCAGTCCGGCCGAGATCAATCTGCGGCGGACCGACATCGTGAACATGGGCATCGCCCGCAACGCCGGGCTGCCCGTCCTCGTCGTGGGGGACATCGACCGGGGCGGTGTCTTCGCCTCGTTCTTCGGGACGGTGGCGCTGCTCGGGCCCGAGGACCAGGCGCTCGTCGCCGGGTTCCTCGTCAACAAGTTCCGCGGCGACGTGTCCCTGCTGGAGCCGGGCCTCGACATGCTGCACGGCCTGACCGGGCGGCGGACCTACGGTGTCCTGCCGTTCCGGCACGGCCTCGGCATCGACGAGGAGGACGGGCTGCGGGTCTCGCTGCGCGGGACCGTGCGGGAGTCCGCCGTGGCGCCGCCCGCCGGTGAGGACGTGCTGCGGGTCGCCGTGTGCGCCGTACCGCTGATGTCCAACTTCACCGACGTCGACGCGCTGGCCGCCGAGCCCGGCGTGGTGGTCCGGTTCGTGGACCGCCCCGAGGAACTGGCCGACGCCGACCTGGTGATCGTGCCCGGCACGCGGGGCACGGTAAGGGCGCTGGAGTGGCTGCGGGAGCGGGGACTGGCCGAGGCGATCGCGCGCAGGGCCGCCGAGGACCGGCCCGTGCTCGGCATCTGCGGCGGTTTCCAACTGCTCGGCGAGCACATCGAGGACGACGTGGAGAGCCGCCGCGGGCACGTCGACGGCCTCGGACTGCTGCCCGTGCGGGTGCGGTTCGCCCGCGAGAAGACCCTCGCCCGTCCCGTCGGCGAGGCACTCGGCGAACCGGTCGAGGGCTACGAGATCCATCACGGCGTCGCCGAGATCCTCGGCGGCGAGGCCTTTCTGGACGGCTGCCGGGTCGGCCGGACCTGGGGCACGCACTGGCACGGCTCCCTGGAGTCGGACGGTTTCCGGCGCGCCTTCCTGCGCGAGGTGGCCGCCGCCGCGGGCCGCCGCTTCGTACCGGCGCCGGACACGTCTTTCGCCGCGCTGCGCGAGGAGCAGCTCGACCGGCTCGGCGACCTGATCGAACAGCACGCGGACACGGACGCGCTGTGGCGGCTCATCGAGTCCGGCGCGCCGCAAGGACTGCCCTTCATCCCACCGGGAGCGCCCGCATGA
- a CDS encoding cobalamin biosynthesis protein — protein sequence MRADRVFAYGATAGLLGDLLLGDPRRGHPVALFGRAAAAVERRLWRDHRGRGAVHTAVCVGGAVALGALARRAARPSAVASVALTGVATWAVVGGTSLAREARAVGRALEAGDVEGARRRLPHLCGRDPQALDADGIARAVVESVAENTSDAVVGALVWGAVAGVPGLLGFRAVNTLDAMVGHRSPRHLRYGWASARLDDLAGWPGARLTAGLATVAGPDPRGAVRAWRADAGRHPSPNAGPVEASFAGALGVRLGGTLSYAGRVEHRPVLNGTGRAVRVTDVERAVRLSRRVALLALGACAAGRLLTKGRTS from the coding sequence GTGCGTGCCGATCGCGTCTTCGCGTACGGCGCCACCGCCGGTCTTCTGGGGGATCTGCTTCTCGGCGATCCACGCCGCGGCCATCCCGTCGCCCTGTTCGGGCGCGCCGCCGCCGCCGTGGAACGGCGGCTGTGGCGGGACCACCGCGGACGGGGGGCGGTGCACACCGCCGTGTGCGTCGGCGGTGCCGTGGCGCTCGGAGCCCTCGCCCGGCGGGCCGCGCGTCCCTCCGCCGTCGCTTCCGTCGCGCTGACCGGCGTCGCCACCTGGGCCGTCGTCGGGGGCACCTCGCTCGCCCGTGAGGCGCGCGCCGTCGGGCGTGCCCTGGAAGCGGGGGACGTCGAAGGCGCGCGGCGCCGGCTGCCGCATCTGTGCGGGCGCGATCCGCAGGCGCTGGACGCCGACGGGATCGCCCGCGCGGTCGTGGAGTCCGTCGCCGAGAACACCTCCGACGCCGTCGTCGGGGCGCTGGTGTGGGGTGCGGTGGCGGGAGTGCCCGGGCTGCTCGGCTTCCGCGCGGTGAACACCCTCGACGCCATGGTCGGGCACAGGTCGCCACGGCACCTGCGGTACGGGTGGGCTTCGGCCCGCCTCGACGACCTGGCCGGCTGGCCCGGCGCCCGGCTGACGGCCGGGCTCGCCACGGTGGCCGGTCCCGATCCGCGGGGCGCCGTACGGGCCTGGCGCGCGGACGCCGGCCGGCATCCCAGCCCGAACGCCGGGCCGGTGGAGGCCTCGTTCGCGGGTGCGCTCGGCGTCCGGCTCGGCGGAACGCTGTCCTACGCGGGCCGGGTCGAACACCGGCCGGTGCTCAACGGGACGGGGCGCGCCGTCCGGGTCACCGACGTCGAGCGGGCGGTACGGCTGTCCCGGCGCGTCGCACTGCTCGCGCTCGGCGCCTGTGCCGCCGGGCGACTGCTGACAAAGGGGCGTACGTCATGA
- a CDS encoding inorganic phosphate transporter, which translates to MEGISLILAIVVVTALAFDFTNGFHDTANAMATTISTGALRPKVAVAMSAVLNLVGAFLSVEVANTISKGLVDESGIRPEVIFAALVGAILWNLLTWLVGLPSSSSHALMGGLIGATVASAGVGAVHGDALVTKVLIPAIAAPLVAGIAAMLATRLTYSLGRKADGKAAAKGYRTGQIASAGLVSLAHGTNDAQKTMGIITLALVAGGSLAPDSDPPLWVVLSAGLAIALGTYLGGWRIIRTMGKGLTDLQPQQGFAAQTSAATVILASSHLGFSLSTTHSVSGAVMGAGLGRKGGVVRWSTATRMFVAWGLTLPAAALVGAVAEWVTGFGSWGTALVAIFLVGSSAAIWKVSRREVVDHTNVNDTEDQADVVTTAIAAVTPPPPVAAADDAAATIPAQSTATDSAPSRASV; encoded by the coding sequence ATGGAAGGCATCTCGCTGATCCTCGCGATTGTGGTGGTTACCGCACTCGCGTTCGATTTCACGAACGGTTTCCACGACACCGCGAACGCGATGGCGACCACCATTTCCACCGGTGCTCTCCGGCCCAAGGTCGCGGTGGCCATGTCCGCCGTCCTCAACCTTGTCGGCGCGTTCCTGTCCGTGGAGGTCGCCAACACGATCTCCAAAGGCCTGGTCGACGAAAGCGGCATTCGTCCCGAGGTCATCTTCGCCGCGCTGGTCGGCGCGATCCTGTGGAACCTGCTGACCTGGCTCGTGGGCCTGCCGTCCTCCTCCTCGCACGCCCTGATGGGCGGACTGATCGGTGCCACCGTCGCCTCGGCCGGCGTGGGCGCCGTGCACGGCGACGCGCTGGTCACCAAGGTGCTGATCCCGGCGATCGCCGCGCCGCTGGTCGCCGGAATCGCCGCGATGCTCGCGACCCGGCTGACGTACTCGCTCGGCCGGAAGGCCGACGGCAAGGCGGCCGCGAAGGGCTACCGGACCGGCCAGATCGCCTCCGCGGGCCTGGTCTCCCTCGCCCACGGCACCAACGACGCCCAGAAGACCATGGGCATCATCACCCTGGCCCTGGTCGCCGGCGGCTCCCTCGCCCCCGACTCCGACCCGCCCTTGTGGGTCGTCCTGTCCGCGGGCCTCGCCATCGCGCTCGGCACCTACCTCGGCGGCTGGCGCATCATCCGCACCATGGGCAAGGGGCTGACCGACCTCCAGCCGCAGCAGGGCTTCGCCGCGCAGACCAGCGCCGCGACGGTCATCCTCGCCTCCTCCCACCTGGGCTTCTCCCTGTCCACCACGCACTCGGTCTCCGGTGCCGTGATGGGCGCGGGCCTCGGCCGCAAGGGCGGCGTCGTACGCTGGTCCACCGCCACCCGCATGTTCGTCGCCTGGGGTCTGACCCTGCCGGCCGCCGCGCTCGTCGGTGCCGTCGCAGAGTGGGTGACCGGCTTCGGCAGCTGGGGCACCGCGCTCGTGGCGATCTTCCTGGTCGGCTCCAGCGCCGCGATCTGGAAGGTCTCCCGGCGCGAGGTCGTCGACCACACCAACGTCAACGACACGGAGGACCAGGCCGACGTGGTGACCACGGCGATCGCCGCCGTCACCCCGCCCCCGCCGGTCGCGGCGGCCGACGACGCCGCGGCGACGATCCCCGCGCAGTCCACGGCCACGGACTCGGCGCCCTCCCGGGCGAGCGTCTGA
- a CDS encoding lysozyme, producing the protein MARDHKPPRRRSRLVAASVTALAIGGTALAEVHASAASRPEGHDVSSHQKNVDWQQAKARGARFVYVKATESTTYRNPYFAGQYDGARGAGLIRGAYHFALPDRSSGTAQAGYFVRNGGAWRADGWTLPPALDIEYNPYDKKHKCYGLSSARMVGWIKAFSDEVKRLTGRRPVIYTTAHWWNTCTGASRAFARDHALWVARYDSATAGTLPAGWSFWTLWQYDNSGRLPGDQNLFNGSTTQLKRFAKGS; encoded by the coding sequence ATGGCCCGTGACCACAAACCGCCCCGCCGCCGCAGCCGCCTCGTCGCGGCGTCGGTGACGGCCCTCGCCATCGGGGGGACCGCACTCGCCGAGGTTCACGCCTCGGCGGCGAGCAGACCCGAGGGGCACGACGTCTCGTCCCATCAGAAGAACGTCGACTGGCAGCAGGCGAAGGCCAGGGGCGCCCGCTTCGTCTACGTGAAGGCCACCGAGTCCACGACCTACCGCAACCCCTACTTCGCCGGGCAGTACGACGGCGCGCGCGGCGCGGGCCTGATCCGCGGGGCGTACCACTTCGCGCTGCCGGACCGGTCGTCGGGCACGGCGCAGGCGGGGTACTTCGTCCGCAACGGCGGCGCCTGGCGCGCGGACGGCTGGACGCTGCCCCCGGCCCTCGACATCGAATACAACCCCTACGACAAGAAGCACAAGTGCTACGGGCTGAGCAGCGCGAGGATGGTCGGCTGGATCAAGGCGTTCAGCGACGAGGTGAAGCGGCTCACCGGCCGGCGGCCGGTGATCTACACGACGGCCCACTGGTGGAACACCTGCACGGGCGCCAGTCGCGCCTTCGCCCGCGACCACGCCCTGTGGGTGGCCCGCTACGACTCGGCGACCGCCGGGACGCTGCCGGCCGGATGGTCGTTCTGGACGCTCTGGCAGTACGACAACAGCGGCAGGCTGCCGGGTGACCAAAATCTCTTCAACGGCTCAACAACACAGCTGAAGCGTTTCGCGAAGGGCTCCTAG
- a CDS encoding class II aldolase/adducin family protein, with protein sequence MAENQRDQGGRRDGPGDREPAPDAREPRGNGVRDEEALAWRVLVATARRTVADGLVVGTSGNVSVRVGDTVLVTPSGVPYDRLTPDDLTGVALDGRQVRGTLVPTSELPMHLAVYRGTDARAVVHTHAVHATAVSTLVEELPAIHYMTGALGGPVRVAPYATYGTEELAENMLRALTDRSGCLLQNHGTMTYGASLDQAYDRTAQLEWMCRLWLTASSLPGRSPNLLSADQLEEAGERLRGYGQRT encoded by the coding sequence ATGGCGGAGAATCAGCGGGACCAGGGTGGCCGGCGGGACGGCCCGGGCGACCGGGAGCCCGCTCCGGATGCGCGGGAGCCCCGGGGGAACGGTGTGCGGGACGAGGAGGCACTGGCGTGGCGGGTCCTGGTGGCCACCGCCCGCCGCACGGTGGCCGACGGACTGGTCGTCGGCACCTCGGGCAACGTCTCCGTGCGGGTCGGCGACACGGTGCTGGTCACGCCGTCGGGCGTGCCCTACGACCGGCTGACCCCCGACGACCTCACCGGTGTCGCCCTCGACGGACGGCAGGTGCGCGGCACACTCGTGCCGACCAGCGAACTGCCCATGCACCTCGCCGTCTACCGCGGCACCGACGCCCGCGCCGTCGTCCACACCCACGCGGTGCACGCCACCGCCGTCTCCACGCTCGTCGAGGAGCTCCCGGCGATCCACTACATGACCGGGGCGCTCGGCGGTCCGGTCCGAGTCGCCCCGTATGCGACGTACGGCACCGAGGAGTTGGCCGAGAACATGCTGCGGGCCCTCACCGACCGCTCCGGCTGCCTCCTTCAGAACCACGGCACCATGACCTACGGCGCCTCGCTCGACCAGGCCTACGACCGCACCGCCCAACTGGAGTGGATGTGCCGTCTGTGGCTGACGGCCTCCTCGCTGCCCGGCCGCTCCCCGAACCTGCTCTCCGCCGACCAGCTCGAGGAGGCGGGGGAGCGGCTGCGGGGGTACGGGCAGCGGACCTGA
- a CDS encoding alpha/beta hydrolase → MRPVRATAAAVTAMTVAGAAAVAAGRLASDAALKAPPGRPLPTEPRLTVHGTAAGQVTLTRALASQRPGLYGLAGDGSHAVVGPVLDSTPHPADTVVRRLKGVTHGTLKAGDKVWLTPGLYVGNPGAALGLDHTDVEVPGELGNLPAWFVPGARDTWVITVHGLGTTREHPMNVMEFLHGLRCPVLDLALRGDPGAPRPPDGLNHLGETEWRDLDAAIRHAVRHGAERVVLYGWSTGAAMALRAAVHSAMRDRIQGLVLDSPVLNWAATLRALAAARHTPAPLLPLAVRAAQGRTGLYDGRAEAADADPARLTVPALILHGPDDEVAPWVFSRRLAGRRPDLITLHTVRNAPHNAMWNADPVTYEEALRRFLTPLM, encoded by the coding sequence GTGCGCCCTGTCAGAGCGACGGCCGCTGCCGTCACCGCCATGACCGTGGCCGGCGCCGCCGCCGTGGCCGCCGGCCGCCTCGCCAGCGACGCCGCGTTGAAGGCGCCGCCGGGCCGGCCCCTGCCCACCGAGCCCCGCCTCACCGTGCACGGCACGGCCGCGGGCCAAGTGACCCTCACCCGGGCGCTGGCCTCCCAGCGCCCCGGTCTCTACGGCCTCGCCGGGGACGGCTCCCATGCCGTCGTCGGCCCCGTCCTGGACAGCACCCCCCACCCCGCCGACACCGTCGTCCGCCGACTGAAGGGCGTCACGCACGGAACCCTGAAGGCCGGCGACAAGGTCTGGCTCACCCCCGGCCTGTACGTCGGCAACCCCGGCGCCGCCCTCGGCCTCGACCACACCGACGTCGAGGTGCCCGGCGAACTCGGCAACCTGCCCGCCTGGTTCGTGCCCGGCGCCCGGGACACCTGGGTGATCACCGTGCACGGCCTGGGCACCACCAGGGAACACCCCATGAACGTCATGGAGTTCCTGCACGGGCTGCGCTGCCCCGTGCTGGACCTCGCCCTTCGCGGCGATCCCGGCGCGCCCCGTCCGCCGGACGGCCTGAACCATCTGGGCGAGACCGAATGGCGCGACCTCGACGCGGCCATCCGCCACGCCGTCCGGCACGGCGCCGAACGGGTCGTCCTGTACGGCTGGTCCACCGGTGCCGCCATGGCCCTGCGCGCGGCCGTGCACTCCGCGATGCGTGACCGCATCCAGGGCCTGGTGCTCGACTCGCCGGTGCTCAACTGGGCGGCGACGCTGCGCGCGCTGGCCGCCGCACGGCACACCCCGGCCCCGCTGCTGCCGCTGGCCGTGCGTGCCGCCCAGGGCCGCACGGGACTGTACGACGGCCGCGCGGAGGCGGCCGACGCCGACCCCGCGCGCCTCACGGTCCCGGCCCTGATCCTGCACGGCCCCGACGACGAGGTGGCCCCCTGGGTCTTCTCCCGCCGGCTCGCCGGCCGCCGCCCCGACCTGATCACCCTGCACACCGTGCGGAACGCCCCGCACAACGCCATGTGGAACGCCGACCCGGTGACCTACGAGGAGGCCCTCCGCCGATTCCTCACGCCACTCATGTGA
- a CDS encoding VOC family protein, translating into MAGTGGGRPSIFPALLYTDAKAAIRQLTEAFGFTELSVYEGEDGSVLHAELTQGNGAVMLGSKGRGGRFDEAMKGAGPTGVYVVVDDIDAHHQRAVDHGAEILMPPTDQDYGSRDYMALDLEGNIWTFGTYGPQIEA; encoded by the coding sequence ATGGCGGGTACGGGCGGCGGACGTCCCAGCATCTTTCCGGCACTGCTGTACACGGACGCGAAGGCGGCGATCAGGCAGCTGACGGAGGCGTTCGGCTTCACGGAACTGTCCGTGTACGAGGGCGAGGACGGCTCGGTGCTGCACGCCGAGCTGACCCAGGGCAACGGCGCGGTGATGCTCGGCTCTAAGGGCCGCGGCGGCCGCTTCGACGAGGCGATGAAGGGCGCGGGCCCGACAGGGGTGTACGTCGTGGTGGACGACATCGACGCACACCATCAGCGGGCCGTGGACCACGGCGCGGAGATCCTGATGCCCCCGACGGACCAGGACTACGGCTCACGGGACTACATGGCCCTGGACCTGGAGGGCAACATCTGGACCTTCGGGACGTACGGCCCGCAGATAGAGGCCTGA